In Candidatus Thermoplasmatota archaeon, the following are encoded in one genomic region:
- a CDS encoding carboxymuconolactone decarboxylase family protein, producing MDFFYAKRRDQRVNEYFDSEAMEAFADWNRKVFTPGKLDRKTKELVAVACTYLTRCPYCIEGHTKAALKAGASKEEIAEVIQIAAALNAGAAIAHRNIALDVDE from the coding sequence ATGGACTTTTTCTACGCCAAGAGGCGGGATCAAAGGGTAAACGAGTACTTCGACTCCGAGGCGATGGAGGCATTCGCAGACTGGAACAGGAAGGTCTTCACCCCCGGGAAGCTGGACAGGAAGACGAAGGAGCTGGTCGCGGTCGCGTGCACATACCTGACCCGGTGCCCTTACTGTATCGAGGGGCACACCAAGGCAGCGTTGAAGGCCGGCGCTTCGAAGGAGGAGATCGCCGAGGTCATCCAAATAGCGGCGGCTCTGAACGCGGGGGCAGCGATAGCCCATAGGAACATCGCCCTAGACGTGGACGAGTAA